Proteins from a single region of Paenibacillus sp. BIHB 4019:
- a CDS encoding HAD-IIIC family phosphatase, translating into MISRDLNLVFSATFTAEPVRRSLVFWLDKLGINTAIQYENQVFKQLLDPYSAMRQNNGINVILIRFDDWFRVEDGLETEIRKDALIQSKLDRNIVDLLNALKTSVESTSAIHIVCICPPSPLMEWSSETACDYKEIEGRLYQGLQGLNGILPVASSDILDLYPVADYYDFHSDKMGHIPYKQIFFDALGTVIARKIYSAVSLPYKVIVLDCDQTLWKGICGEDGVEGIAVDPYRKQLQAFMLEQQRLGMLLCLCSKNNESDVIEALSRPDMLIKPEHIAASRINWERKSDNLEALAKELNLGLDSFIFIDDNPVECMEVKARCPQVLTLCLPEKDEDIPLYLSNVWAFDRINTTAADESRTEQVKQNTERNKFQQEMLSYEAFISGLELNVSIAPLVDEELARAAQLTQRVNQFNFTTIRHSEAELRKRCSEDHVSCFTVTASDRFGDYGMVGLAVCRKQGSKLRVDSFLLSCRALGKGIEYMMLARLGEWAADNGLGEVEVIFVPTSKNQPAGQFLSLIGEQDVTASTDHQVYAFTAEFARTINFASYLEKADHYREEVHAAAEQTASGADTAILDVLDDIGRHLNTSRSIHAKVEAASQGKTGERAEYVAPRNEFEKRILTIWEDVLVIEQIGVMDNLFEVGGESIKAIQILSRIREEFEVDLPMTVLFEGSLTIAGLAEAVETSLLSSFDEDAIAEQLAALENLTEEEIELLLREESE; encoded by the coding sequence ATGATCAGTCGTGATTTAAATCTCGTATTTTCGGCAACGTTTACCGCAGAACCCGTCAGAAGATCACTCGTTTTTTGGTTGGACAAGCTCGGAATAAACACTGCCATTCAATATGAGAATCAGGTTTTCAAGCAGCTGCTAGATCCTTATAGCGCTATGCGCCAAAACAACGGGATCAACGTTATTCTCATTCGTTTTGATGATTGGTTCAGGGTGGAGGACGGCTTGGAAACGGAGATCAGGAAGGATGCTTTAATACAATCCAAGCTTGACCGTAACATCGTTGATCTGCTGAATGCATTGAAAACATCAGTAGAGAGCACATCAGCCATTCATATTGTGTGTATTTGCCCTCCTTCGCCATTGATGGAATGGAGCTCCGAGACAGCTTGTGATTATAAGGAAATAGAGGGCCGACTATATCAAGGGCTTCAAGGACTGAACGGCATTTTACCGGTGGCTTCTTCTGACATTTTGGATCTCTATCCCGTAGCGGATTATTATGATTTTCATTCAGATAAAATGGGACATATTCCATACAAACAAATTTTCTTTGATGCGTTAGGTACGGTCATTGCCAGAAAAATCTATTCGGCTGTGAGCCTGCCTTATAAAGTAATCGTGCTGGATTGCGACCAGACGCTGTGGAAGGGCATTTGCGGGGAAGACGGCGTTGAAGGGATAGCGGTGGACCCTTATCGGAAGCAGCTGCAGGCATTTATGCTGGAGCAGCAGCGCTTAGGGATGCTTCTATGTCTTTGCAGCAAAAACAATGAAAGCGATGTCATAGAGGCGCTGAGCCGGCCTGATATGCTGATCAAACCCGAACACATTGCGGCTTCGAGAATCAACTGGGAGCGCAAATCGGATAATTTGGAAGCATTGGCTAAAGAGCTGAATCTGGGCCTCGACAGCTTCATCTTTATCGACGACAACCCTGTCGAATGTATGGAGGTTAAAGCGCGGTGTCCCCAAGTTCTGACGTTATGCTTGCCTGAAAAGGACGAGGACATTCCGCTTTACTTAAGCAACGTTTGGGCATTTGACCGTATAAACACGACTGCGGCAGACGAAAGCCGTACGGAACAGGTTAAACAAAATACGGAGCGGAATAAGTTCCAGCAGGAAATGCTGTCCTACGAAGCGTTTATAAGCGGGTTGGAGCTGAACGTAAGCATTGCCCCATTGGTTGATGAGGAGCTGGCAAGAGCCGCTCAGTTGACTCAAAGGGTGAATCAATTTAATTTCACTACAATCAGGCATTCGGAAGCCGAGCTCAGAAAACGGTGCAGCGAAGACCATGTAAGCTGCTTCACGGTAACCGCAAGTGATAGATTTGGAGACTATGGAATGGTCGGCTTGGCCGTTTGCCGCAAGCAGGGTTCAAAGCTTAGGGTGGACAGCTTCCTTCTTAGCTGTAGAGCTCTAGGCAAAGGGATAGAATATATGATGCTTGCTAGACTTGGCGAATGGGCGGCGGACAATGGTCTGGGTGAAGTGGAGGTCATTTTTGTTCCAACCTCCAAAAACCAGCCAGCTGGTCAATTTTTAAGCTTAATCGGAGAACAGGACGTCACGGCTTCGACTGATCACCAAGTATATGCGTTCACGGCGGAGTTTGCCAGAACCATAAACTTTGCGTCCTACCTGGAAAAAGCCGACCACTACCGCGAGGAGGTACATGCAGCTGCGGAGCAAACGGCGAGCGGGGCGGATACGGCTATTTTAGATGTGCTGGATGATATTGGTCGGCACTTGAATACTTCTAGAAGCATCCACGCGAAAGTAGAAGCGGCCTCGCAGGGCAAGACTGGCGAACGGGCAGAATACGTAGCTCCAAGGAATGAATTTGAGAAAAGAATATTAACCATTTGGGAAGATGTTTTAGTCATTGAGCAAATCGGAGTAATGGATAATTTGTTTGAGGTTGGCGGCGAATCGATCAAAGCGATTCAGATTTTGTCCCGAATTCGGGAGGAATTTGAAGTGGATTTGCCGATGACGGTGCTGTTCGAAGGGTCGCTTACGATTGCCGGACTTGCCGAGGCGGTCGAAACGAGCTTGCTCAGCAGCTTTGATGAGGACGCCATTGCTGAACAATTAGCGGCCTTGGAAAACCTGACAGAAGAAGAAATCGAGCTGCTGCTTCGGGAAGAGAGCGAGTGA
- a CDS encoding glycoside hydrolase family 43 protein, whose amino-acid sequence MENTKEPFYGYLFAHFIGEQEDGEQIYFALSQDGLHWQDLHQNQPVLRSTIGEKGVRDPYLLRSNDGNKFYLMATDLSIYHRGGWQESQATVTGSHSLIIWESSDLINWSEPRMVEVAPKETGCAWAPEAIYDEEEDDYLVFWASSIVASNGKEKGLHIYASKTRDFRTFTPSELYITRGEHRTIIDTTIMKAGGMYYRASGDGQITIESSERLMGEWKIISTLESLGLGLTGKDVEGPEFFKFNGEEKWGLLVDQYGTNRGYLPLVTTNIGDTTGKCWRKPAADEYSFGRLKKRHGTVMPVTKSEYDAILAKWG is encoded by the coding sequence ATGGAAAATACGAAAGAGCCATTTTACGGCTATTTATTTGCACACTTTATCGGTGAACAAGAGGACGGGGAGCAGATCTATTTCGCCTTGAGCCAAGATGGGCTTCATTGGCAGGATCTACATCAAAATCAACCCGTCTTGCGCTCAACAATCGGCGAAAAGGGAGTTCGAGATCCATATTTGCTTCGTAGCAACGACGGCAACAAATTCTATTTAATGGCTACTGATCTTAGTATCTATCATCGCGGCGGTTGGCAAGAGTCTCAAGCAACGGTTACTGGAAGCCACTCCCTCATAATTTGGGAGTCGTCCGATCTGATAAATTGGTCTGAGCCTCGAATGGTTGAGGTCGCTCCAAAGGAAACGGGCTGTGCCTGGGCGCCGGAAGCGATCTATGATGAAGAGGAAGATGATTACCTGGTTTTCTGGGCTTCCAGCATAGTGGCCAGTAACGGCAAGGAAAAGGGCTTGCACATCTACGCCAGCAAAACACGGGATTTTCGAACCTTTACACCGTCTGAGCTGTACATCACTCGAGGTGAACATCGTACGATTATCGACACCACGATTATGAAAGCAGGCGGTATGTATTATCGAGCTTCGGGCGATGGGCAAATCACGATTGAATCCAGCGAGCGCCTTATGGGGGAGTGGAAAATTATTTCGACACTTGAGTCATTAGGGTTGGGGTTAACTGGAAAGGATGTGGAAGGTCCAGAGTTTTTCAAGTTTAACGGCGAAGAGAAGTGGGGGCTTCTGGTTGATCAGTATGGAACGAATCGCGGCTACTTGCCACTCGTCACAACGAATATCGGCGATACAACCGGAAAATGCTGGCGTAAGCCGGCGGCAGATGAATATTCTTTTGGTCGTTTAAAGAAACGTCACGGAACGGTGATGCCGGTCACTAAGAGTGAGTACGATGCTATCCTGGCTAAGTGGGGATGA
- a CDS encoding MGMT family protein: protein MTYGDIAKIIAFNTNKESTSSQAVGGAVGHNPISIMRFEF, encoded by the coding sequence ATAACTTATGGTGATATAGCAAAGATAATTGCTTTTAATACGAATAAAGAAAGCACGTCAAGTCAGGCAGTAGGCGGTGCAGTCGGTCATAATCCAATTTCGATTATGCGTTTTGAATTTTAA
- a CDS encoding RICIN domain-containing protein produces the protein MNRPYRRFMFSIFSIVLFAQVFVSNTPTYGWQGMPPISKLHVSGNKLVNSNGEPVILSGWFQPTAGYFTYGSSNYYLNLNDNNVHYSVLAYLKDVTDTLTNTSPKYGNSYGWYTNFVRLCIDTDYLGDVAAGTYNFAGLQAATQDIVIPFINYARTKGVYVAIDFNLTFDNGHSTTSENLAKFKEIWGYLASQTGIKSADNVMFELINEPIQSYANGHWGGDYNNTSDPDFVDHWNVLKDFQNEIIATIRNTGADNVIWAAGLGYDEFYNETVNYPITDPLNNYGYAVHWYPAYGGAFDDRAKLQAIWNQNIAVSASAYPILISETAWWKKLSGDDEYWGLFNGSSEGFGKNTKAIFTAAGNVNMVGGTSGDLFEPGPRSSNGDPTGGLKWDGNAARDGMSRFIFEWFYERAQSYPINGISNGIVSGETYKIVSRSSGKVIDIPWGQDVNGVQLQQWSDLGGKAQQWIVTNMGGGNYMIKSASATNKVIEVRNSTNYDWEKIQLMTDNGTSAQRFKINTLGNGYWSIINTKSNKAIDLFAGSLDDSAQLIQYGYLGNTSQQWKFVRVN, from the coding sequence GTGAATAGGCCTTATAGAAGATTTATGTTTTCAATTTTCTCGATAGTTTTGTTCGCTCAAGTCTTTGTTTCTAATACACCTACTTATGGGTGGCAGGGTATGCCTCCTATATCAAAGCTTCATGTCAGCGGAAATAAATTGGTTAATAGTAACGGTGAACCTGTAATTTTAAGTGGATGGTTTCAACCAACGGCAGGTTATTTCACTTACGGTAGCAGTAATTACTATTTAAATTTAAATGATAATAATGTCCATTATTCTGTGCTGGCTTATCTTAAGGACGTGACAGACACATTGACGAACACCTCACCCAAGTATGGAAACAGTTATGGTTGGTATACAAATTTTGTTCGCCTTTGCATAGACACGGACTATTTAGGTGACGTCGCAGCGGGTACCTATAACTTTGCCGGTTTACAGGCAGCAACACAGGACATCGTAATCCCATTTATTAATTATGCGAGAACAAAAGGAGTATATGTAGCAATCGATTTTAATCTAACATTCGATAATGGACATAGTACAACAAGTGAGAACTTAGCAAAATTTAAAGAAATATGGGGTTATCTTGCTTCCCAAACCGGTATTAAAAGTGCAGACAATGTGATGTTCGAACTCATTAATGAGCCTATTCAATCGTATGCAAACGGACATTGGGGAGGAGATTACAATAACACATCAGATCCAGACTTTGTGGATCATTGGAACGTTTTAAAGGATTTCCAGAATGAAATCATTGCTACCATTCGAAATACAGGTGCGGATAACGTCATTTGGGCAGCTGGTCTCGGTTATGATGAGTTTTATAATGAAACCGTCAATTATCCCATTACGGATCCTCTTAACAATTATGGGTATGCGGTTCACTGGTACCCCGCTTACGGAGGAGCGTTTGATGATCGGGCTAAGCTGCAGGCTATATGGAATCAAAACATAGCCGTTAGTGCTTCAGCGTATCCCATCCTTATTTCGGAAACAGCATGGTGGAAGAAGCTCTCTGGGGACGATGAGTACTGGGGGTTGTTTAATGGATCTTCTGAAGGATTTGGAAAAAATACAAAAGCCATTTTCACTGCCGCCGGTAATGTAAATATGGTTGGTGGTACTAGTGGTGACTTGTTCGAACCTGGTCCAAGAAGCTCGAATGGTGATCCTACTGGGGGATTAAAGTGGGATGGAAATGCAGCAAGAGATGGAATGTCGAGGTTCATCTTTGAATGGTTTTATGAGCGTGCGCAGTCATACCCAATTAATGGAATATCAAACGGCATAGTATCTGGAGAGACTTACAAGATTGTTTCCAGAAGTTCAGGAAAGGTCATAGACATTCCTTGGGGGCAAGATGTTAATGGAGTACAACTGCAGCAATGGAGCGATCTTGGCGGTAAAGCTCAGCAGTGGATCGTAACTAATATGGGCGGCGGAAATTACATGATTAAAAGTGCTTCAGCAACAAATAAGGTGATCGAGGTCCGTAACAGCACAAATTATGATTGGGAAAAAATACAGCTAATGACCGACAATGGGACCTCAGCCCAGCGCTTTAAAATTAACACACTTGGTAATGGATATTGGAGCATTATTAATACAAAAAGTAATAAAGCAATTGATCTCTTTGCTGGTTCACTTGACGATAGTGCACAACTCATACAATACGGATACTTGGGGAATACGAGTCAGCAATGGAAGTTTGTAAGAGTGAATTGA
- a CDS encoding VOC family protein — MKVHHIGYVVEDLDKALQEFIALGYEADGEKCHDDQRNILIQFIKNGSYLVELVCPLNDNSPVKNILKKVGSTPYHFCYETANLLEKTEQLKKLGYLVIAEALAAPAIGNKRVVFLFKNNMGIIELVEE; from the coding sequence ATGAAGGTACATCACATAGGGTATGTCGTAGAGGATTTAGATAAAGCTTTACAGGAGTTTATCGCGCTTGGGTACGAGGCAGATGGCGAAAAATGCCATGACGATCAACGGAATATTTTAATTCAATTTATTAAAAATGGCAGCTATTTGGTAGAGCTGGTCTGTCCGCTGAATGACAATTCTCCGGTTAAAAATATTTTGAAAAAGGTTGGCAGCACACCCTACCATTTCTGTTATGAAACGGCGAACCTCTTGGAGAAGACCGAGCAATTGAAGAAGCTGGGCTATCTAGTCATAGCCGAGGCTTTGGCAGCTCCGGCTATCGGCAATAAGAGAGTCGTATTCTTATTCAAAAATAATATGGGCATTATAGAATTGGTCGAGGAATAG
- a CDS encoding pectate lyase, with protein MNTENPRGWCESVEDSARDQHRLNAVIAFADNVLKEGRDCYRSEPSPLFADGINVRTKEHIKWRFPGGSEAVLSNLASQQNLFRTFAALTFLTGDEQYKQAGKAAIQYHFDHLQSECGLMQWGGHRFIDLKTLNISGAIEKSGMVHELKNHFPYYEFMYEVNPAATVKYIRALWNAHVFNWNTLEISRHGSYGLKSSRLWASPFQEAEPFSEVKGLSFLNAGNDLIYASGMLYKLAGEKGALLWLKRLARQYNKARNPITGLGAYQFNQAKKVQHTEDDSNTLSGFGDRAKRQFGPEFGEAALEGKMLLEEQANTVYYENPIMQLQLASELGEVVKELAQWSRQGLSALLKYGYVSESNSFRPMLTDGTDLSGYELKRDGYYGKKSSVLCPFPASSKFLLAYVRTFIHTGDESLWEAARSMAKGNNLGDIGREPGVDADMDFRSPCDDPRALYAMLDVYLTFGHPKYLEMARKIGDNIIAKKFHFGYFLPARNSKYANFDTAEPLALLALQAAIEGKQHGVPAFIDGKGFFHANMEAGDGSVKSWKSPQLYKETI; from the coding sequence TTGAATACCGAAAATCCAAGAGGATGGTGTGAATCGGTGGAAGATAGTGCGAGAGATCAGCATAGATTGAACGCGGTCATAGCGTTTGCAGACAATGTGCTTAAGGAGGGACGGGACTGCTATCGGTCCGAGCCTAGTCCTCTATTTGCGGACGGAATCAATGTAAGGACAAAGGAGCATATCAAATGGCGGTTTCCCGGAGGTTCTGAGGCGGTGTTATCCAACCTTGCGAGCCAGCAAAATCTTTTTCGCACCTTTGCAGCCCTGACGTTTCTTACAGGAGATGAGCAATATAAACAGGCCGGCAAGGCAGCCATTCAGTACCATTTTGACCATCTTCAAAGCGAGTGCGGCCTCATGCAGTGGGGAGGGCACCGATTTATTGATTTAAAAACGCTAAATATTTCCGGGGCAATAGAAAAAAGCGGAATGGTGCATGAGCTGAAAAACCATTTTCCCTATTATGAATTCATGTATGAGGTTAATCCTGCAGCAACCGTCAAATATATAAGAGCGTTATGGAATGCGCATGTATTCAACTGGAATACTTTAGAAATTAGCCGCCATGGCAGCTATGGCTTGAAGAGCAGCAGGCTTTGGGCAAGTCCGTTTCAAGAAGCCGAGCCTTTCTCAGAGGTTAAGGGACTATCCTTTCTGAATGCGGGCAATGACCTGATCTACGCTTCGGGCATGCTGTACAAGCTCGCTGGCGAGAAGGGCGCACTGCTGTGGCTGAAAAGGCTCGCACGCCAGTATAACAAGGCGAGAAATCCAATCACTGGACTTGGCGCCTATCAGTTCAACCAGGCTAAGAAAGTCCAGCATACGGAGGATGACAGCAATACGCTCTCCGGATTCGGGGATCGGGCGAAGCGGCAATTTGGTCCCGAGTTTGGCGAGGCGGCGCTGGAAGGGAAAATGCTGCTGGAGGAGCAGGCCAATACCGTCTATTATGAAAATCCCATTATGCAGCTTCAGCTTGCAAGTGAGCTTGGGGAAGTCGTGAAGGAGCTTGCACAATGGTCAAGACAAGGTCTATCTGCTTTGTTGAAATACGGCTATGTTTCCGAATCAAACAGCTTTAGGCCGATGCTTACGGATGGCACGGATTTATCTGGCTACGAGCTTAAACGGGACGGTTATTATGGGAAAAAATCCTCTGTCCTATGCCCATTCCCTGCATCCAGCAAATTTTTACTCGCCTATGTAAGGACATTTATACATACGGGTGATGAAAGCCTGTGGGAAGCGGCAAGAAGCATGGCTAAAGGGAATAATCTTGGCGATATAGGCCGTGAGCCTGGAGTGGACGCCGATATGGATTTCAGGTCGCCATGTGATGATCCAAGAGCTCTTTATGCGATGCTTGATGTATATTTAACATTCGGACATCCGAAATACTTGGAGATGGCTAGAAAAATAGGAGACAATATCATAGCGAAAAAATTTCATTTCGGCTATTTTCTCCCTGCCCGAAACAGCAAGTATGCGAATTTCGATACAGCCGAACCGCTCGCCCTTCTAGCGCTGCAGGCTGCTATTGAGGGAAAGCAGCACGGTGTCCCAGCATTCATAGACGGTAAAGGTTTTTTTCATGCCAATATGGAAGCTGGCGATGGCTCCGTCAAATCGTGGAAGTCCCCTCAGCTGTACAAGGAAACGATCTGA
- a CDS encoding glycosyltransferase family 4 protein, with protein MKLLLAQNASYYPALGGANKSNRTLMEALSRLGHDCRVVSTALVNSASEQDQRGVDELEVIASSPEVSVFNLKGVAIHAVKVRAAMDSARLRDYLIRQMNEFAPDRILISTEDVGHLLLEAAVNYAASRVVYLARTTLYLPFGPDCFLEGPDKTELLRKAAAIVVVGDYLKDYMWQWAKLKAEVLPISLFGDGPFPDFGNFDKGYIAMVNPCAYKGISIFLELARAFPNDAFAAIPTWGTTSDDMKALMELKNVRIFDPVDDMNKLFCQTRVMLVPSLWAEAKSRTIVEAMLRGIPVLASDVGGNPEAKLGVEYVLPVNPIKGYKQAVDERSLPVSDIPKQHIQPWQEALERLLHEREHYEDISRRSREAALDYIENRGGSRQVEAYLLNLQVGAENTQQPELVPAFKENAVAQMTDKLTPAQKALLALRLNKKNQSRGNDHE; from the coding sequence ATGAAGCTTTTACTAGCTCAAAATGCATCCTATTACCCTGCACTTGGCGGAGCCAATAAGTCCAATCGAACGCTGATGGAAGCGTTAAGCCGCTTAGGGCACGATTGCCGCGTCGTTTCTACAGCTTTGGTCAATAGTGCCTCAGAACAAGACCAGCGGGGTGTTGACGAGCTTGAGGTTATAGCCTCGAGCCCCGAAGTTTCCGTTTTCAACCTTAAAGGTGTCGCTATTCATGCTGTGAAAGTACGAGCAGCGATGGACAGCGCAAGGTTGAGGGATTATTTGATTCGGCAAATGAACGAATTTGCGCCCGACAGAATTTTAATTTCGACAGAGGACGTTGGGCATTTACTGCTGGAGGCCGCCGTGAACTATGCGGCTTCCAGAGTCGTGTACCTTGCCAGGACAACCCTTTATTTGCCCTTTGGGCCGGATTGTTTTTTGGAGGGGCCTGATAAAACAGAGCTGCTGCGGAAAGCGGCTGCCATTGTTGTCGTTGGCGATTATTTGAAGGACTATATGTGGCAATGGGCCAAGCTCAAAGCAGAGGTGCTGCCCATTTCTTTGTTTGGCGATGGTCCTTTTCCCGACTTTGGAAATTTCGATAAAGGCTATATTGCGATGGTTAATCCGTGTGCCTACAAGGGGATTTCCATTTTTCTGGAGCTGGCGCGTGCGTTTCCTAACGATGCATTTGCGGCCATACCGACCTGGGGTACAACCTCCGATGATATGAAAGCGCTAATGGAGCTCAAAAATGTTCGGATATTTGATCCAGTAGACGATATGAACAAGCTTTTCTGCCAAACCCGCGTTATGCTCGTACCGTCGCTGTGGGCTGAGGCCAAATCAAGAACGATCGTAGAAGCTATGCTGCGAGGCATCCCTGTTTTGGCAAGTGACGTCGGAGGAAATCCAGAAGCCAAGCTGGGAGTGGAGTATGTGCTTCCGGTAAATCCGATTAAGGGCTATAAGCAAGCCGTTGATGAGCGAAGCCTGCCCGTATCGGACATTCCGAAGCAGCATATACAGCCTTGGCAAGAAGCATTGGAGCGTTTATTGCATGAAAGGGAGCACTATGAGGATATATCTCGGCGCTCCAGAGAGGCGGCGCTGGATTACATCGAAAATCGGGGAGGCAGCAGGCAGGTTGAAGCGTATTTGCTGAATTTGCAAGTCGGAGCGGAAAATACGCAGCAGCCAGAGCTCGTCCCTGCCTTCAAAGAGAATGCCGTTGCCCAAATGACCGACAAGCTTACTCCTGCGCAGAAGGCGCTGCTCGCCTTAAGGTTAAATAAAAAAAATCAAAGCCGGGGTAATGACCATGAGTAA